One region of Streptomyces sp. NBC_00442 genomic DNA includes:
- a CDS encoding SURF1 family cytochrome oxidase biogenesis protein, with translation MYRFLLSRQWVLVTLLALALIPTMIELGFWQLHRHEHKVAQNTLIADNLKAQPVAVGELTSPGHTVPRSDYWRKVSATGTWDTAHEVVVRRRTAADGRVGYHVLTPFVLDDGPTVLVNRGWIADNGNQTDFPKIPAPPHGKVTITGRLMADQTTAASGIKDVKGLPPRQVMLISSAQQAKALGRPVLGGYIEQTAPEPPGDSPELIPAPDDSSIGPHMAYAVQWWLFSAAVPVGWFILVRRERQDREAAKAEPAVVPEHAAA, from the coding sequence GTGTACCGCTTCCTGTTGTCCCGGCAGTGGGTGCTCGTCACCCTTCTGGCCCTGGCCCTCATCCCCACGATGATCGAGCTGGGCTTCTGGCAGCTGCACCGCCACGAGCACAAGGTGGCCCAGAACACGCTGATCGCCGACAACCTGAAGGCCCAGCCGGTCGCGGTGGGCGAGCTCACCTCGCCGGGCCACACCGTCCCGCGGTCGGACTACTGGCGCAAGGTCAGCGCCACCGGTACCTGGGACACCGCGCACGAGGTCGTCGTGCGGCGCAGGACCGCGGCCGACGGCCGGGTCGGCTACCACGTGCTCACCCCGTTCGTCCTCGACGACGGCCCCACCGTGCTGGTCAACCGCGGCTGGATCGCCGACAACGGCAACCAGACGGACTTCCCGAAGATCCCGGCGCCGCCCCACGGCAAGGTCACCATCACCGGACGTCTGATGGCCGACCAGACCACCGCGGCCAGCGGCATCAAGGACGTCAAGGGTCTGCCGCCCCGCCAGGTCATGCTGATCAGCAGCGCCCAGCAGGCCAAGGCGCTCGGCCGTCCGGTGCTCGGCGGATACATCGAGCAGACCGCGCCCGAACCGCCCGGCGACTCCCCCGAACTGATTCCCGCCCCCGACGACAGCTCCATCGGCCCGCACATGGCGTACGCCGTTCAGTGGTGGCTGTTCTCCGCCGCGGTGCCGGTCGGCTGGTTCATCCTCGTACGGCGTGAGCGGCAGGACCGGGAGGCCGCGAAGGCCGAGCCCGCGGTGGTGCCGGAGCACGCGGCGGCGTAG
- a CDS encoding iron-sulfur cluster assembly protein: MAVAGRIEPAERGATKIADRVVAKIAAQAAREALTEVPDGGAPPRADVAVHQDSARVRVSVELGYPGDLGGQCRAVRRQVAERVRALAGMEVPEVAVQIERLHTADARTADRGRIR; encoded by the coding sequence ATGGCGGTGGCCGGACGGATCGAGCCCGCAGAGCGGGGCGCCACCAAGATCGCCGACCGGGTCGTGGCGAAGATCGCCGCGCAGGCGGCGCGGGAGGCGCTCACCGAGGTGCCCGACGGCGGTGCGCCGCCACGCGCTGATGTCGCCGTGCACCAGGATTCCGCCCGGGTCCGGGTCAGTGTCGAGCTCGGCTACCCCGGTGACCTCGGCGGCCAGTGCCGCGCGGTGCGTCGCCAAGTGGCCGAGCGGGTAAGGGCGTTGGCGGGGATGGAAGTTCCCGAAGTGGCGGTGCAGATCGAGCGTCTGCACACGGCGGACGCGCGCACGGCGGACCGGGGGAGGATCCGATGA
- the amaP gene encoding alkaline shock response membrane anchor protein AmaP yields the protein MLRTVNRVVLGLAGLVLFLAGGAVLAAGFGLAVPSWWPWGTKHDVLLSRSRRDHWHDQGWWWPVVIAVLALLVLLALWWLFAQLRRARLAEILVDSGDGEGALLRGRALEAALAGEAERLDGVARAQVVLAGRRTAPAARVALLLEPHAQPAVALARLDGEALAHARDSAGLAELPAEVRLRAVKHRARRVS from the coding sequence ATGCTGCGAACGGTCAACCGGGTGGTGCTCGGCCTCGCCGGCCTCGTGCTGTTCCTCGCGGGCGGCGCGGTCCTCGCCGCGGGTTTCGGCCTCGCCGTGCCGTCGTGGTGGCCCTGGGGCACCAAGCACGACGTGCTCCTGAGCCGCTCCCGCCGCGACCACTGGCACGATCAGGGCTGGTGGTGGCCGGTCGTGATCGCCGTCCTGGCGCTCCTCGTGCTGCTCGCCCTGTGGTGGCTGTTCGCGCAGCTGCGCAGGGCCCGCCTCGCGGAGATCCTGGTGGACTCCGGTGACGGAGAGGGCGCGCTGCTGCGGGGCCGGGCCCTGGAGGCGGCCCTCGCGGGCGAGGCGGAGAGGCTGGACGGGGTGGCGCGGGCCCAGGTCGTCCTCGCCGGACGGCGGACCGCCCCGGCCGCGCGCGTGGCGCTGCTCCTTGAGCCGCACGCCCAGCCCGCGGTCGCTCTGGCCCGCCTCGACGGAGAGGCGCTGGCTCACGCCCGCGACTCCGCGGGGCTCGCGGAGCTGCCCGCCGAGGTCCGGCTACGGGCGGTCAAGCACCGGGCGCGGCGCGTGAGTTGA
- a CDS encoding Asp23/Gls24 family envelope stress response protein, with the protein MSESEQRNRPGAPANEPSTGAVEHAGKPSTVKRGGGDPAGRGRTTIADGVVEKIAGLAARDVVGVHAMGSGLSRTFGAVRDRVPGGKSGVTRGVKAEVGEVQTALDLEIVVDYGVSIADVARDVRENVISAVERMTGLEVVEVNIAVSDVKLPDDDDDEEPESRLQ; encoded by the coding sequence ATGAGCGAAAGCGAACAGCGCAACCGGCCCGGTGCACCCGCGAACGAGCCGTCCACAGGGGCGGTCGAACACGCGGGGAAGCCGTCCACCGTCAAGCGGGGCGGCGGCGACCCGGCGGGGCGCGGCCGCACCACGATCGCCGACGGCGTGGTCGAGAAGATCGCCGGCCTCGCGGCCCGTGACGTCGTGGGTGTCCACGCCATGGGCAGCGGGCTCTCCCGCACGTTCGGCGCGGTCAGAGACCGGGTGCCGGGCGGCAAGTCGGGCGTCACCCGCGGCGTGAAGGCCGAGGTGGGCGAGGTACAGACCGCGCTCGACCTCGAAATCGTCGTCGACTACGGCGTGTCCATCGCGGACGTGGCCCGCGACGTCCGCGAGAACGTGATCTCCGCCGTGGAGCGGATGACCGGGCTCGAAGTCGTCGAGGTCAACATCGCGGTGAGCGACGTCAAGCTGCCCGACGACGACGATGACGAGGAGCCGGAGTCCCGGCTCCAGTGA
- a CDS encoding enoyl-CoA hydratase/isomerase family protein, with translation MATPASALDVFDKDGVRLSVDDAVATVTLTNPAKRNAQSPALWRALAEAGRSLPGSVRVVVLRGEGKSFSAGLDRQAFTPEGFDGEPSFIDLARGSDQELDAVIAEYQEAFTWWRRNDIVSIAAVQGHAIGAGFQLALACDLRVVAQDVQFAMRETGLGLVPDLTGTHPLVGLVGYARALEICATGRFVGAEEAERVGLANLAVPADELDSAVQDLAGALLAAPRDAVVETKALLRGAAGRSYEEQRLAERAAQARRLRDLAGLSD, from the coding sequence ATGGCTACGCCCGCATCCGCACTCGACGTATTCGACAAGGACGGTGTTCGGCTCTCCGTCGATGACGCGGTCGCCACGGTGACCCTGACCAATCCGGCCAAGCGCAACGCTCAGTCTCCCGCTCTGTGGCGGGCGTTGGCGGAGGCCGGACGGTCGCTTCCGGGCAGTGTCCGCGTCGTCGTGCTGCGCGGGGAAGGCAAGTCCTTCTCCGCCGGCCTCGACCGCCAGGCCTTCACTCCCGAGGGCTTCGACGGCGAGCCCTCGTTCATCGATCTCGCGCGCGGCTCCGATCAGGAGCTCGACGCGGTGATCGCCGAGTACCAGGAGGCGTTCACCTGGTGGCGCCGCAACGACATCGTGTCGATCGCGGCCGTCCAGGGGCACGCGATCGGTGCCGGCTTCCAGCTGGCCCTCGCCTGCGACCTCCGGGTCGTCGCGCAGGACGTGCAGTTCGCCATGCGCGAGACCGGTCTCGGCCTCGTCCCCGACCTCACCGGCACGCATCCGCTCGTCGGGCTCGTCGGATACGCCCGCGCGCTCGAAATCTGTGCGACGGGACGCTTCGTCGGGGCGGAGGAGGCCGAGCGCGTCGGCCTCGCCAACCTCGCCGTGCCCGCGGACGAACTCGACTCCGCGGTACAGGACCTGGCGGGCGCGCTGCTCGCCGCGCCGCGCGACGCGGTGGTCGAGACGAAGGCACTGCTGCGGGGTGCCGCGGGGCGGAGCTACGAGGAGCAGCGCCTGGCCGAGCGGGCCGCCCAGGCCCGCCGCCTGCGCGACCTGGCAGGGCTCTCGGACTGA
- a CDS encoding TetR/AcrR family transcriptional regulator, translating into MARESLTREEVLIAAGSLVRQHGPAALTMRKLAAELGTAVTSIYWHVGNRESLLDALVERTVEELGEIAPRGRTPAARVVSVARTLRRELRARPHLIAMVHERGLTERMFLPAQQALVLEMHAAGLRGARAAQAVRAVQFQVVGYVLVERNRERAPRQRPAEEELWHAATSGQDPSLARALAAPVDQERLFTDSVRALVDGLLRGRDT; encoded by the coding sequence ATGGCGCGTGAGTCGCTCACCCGGGAGGAGGTCCTGATCGCGGCCGGATCCCTGGTCAGGCAGCACGGGCCGGCCGCCCTGACCATGCGCAAACTCGCCGCCGAGCTCGGCACCGCCGTCACCTCGATCTACTGGCACGTCGGCAACCGCGAGTCGCTCCTGGACGCGCTCGTCGAGCGGACCGTCGAGGAGCTGGGCGAGATCGCACCGCGCGGGCGCACCCCGGCCGCGCGCGTGGTGTCCGTGGCCCGTACCCTGCGCCGCGAGCTGCGCGCCCGCCCCCATCTGATCGCGATGGTCCACGAACGCGGCCTGACCGAGCGGATGTTCCTGCCCGCGCAGCAGGCGCTGGTCCTCGAGATGCACGCCGCGGGCCTGCGCGGCGCCCGCGCGGCCCAGGCGGTGCGGGCCGTGCAGTTCCAGGTGGTGGGGTACGTCCTGGTCGAACGCAACCGCGAGCGCGCCCCGCGGCAGCGCCCGGCCGAGGAGGAGCTGTGGCACGCCGCGACATCCGGGCAGGATCCCTCCCTCGCCCGCGCGCTGGCCGCGCCGGTGGATCAGGAGCGGCTGTTCACGGATTCGGTGCGGGCCCTGGTGGACGGGCTGCTGAGGGGCCGGGACACGTAG
- a CDS encoding DUF6286 domain-containing protein, producing the protein MSHPQEGEGGTQRLPVIEQGDEAAPASGLDQAVSAAGYDAVPVLADGEGRAGRFWSARRVPAGLLALVILAAAGLFLYDVAAVRAHHSAMRWRVRLTDWLAAHPVDDVAVLAGAAAVALIGVWLVVLALTPGLRSILPMRRPSPAVHAGLDRAAAALVLRDRAMEVAGIQSARVRMGRRRVVVRAHSHFRELDDVRADLDAALGTGIRELGLAGPPGLAVRVSRPARKG; encoded by the coding sequence ATGAGCCACCCGCAGGAAGGCGAAGGCGGCACCCAGCGGCTGCCCGTGATCGAGCAGGGCGACGAGGCCGCCCCCGCATCCGGTCTCGACCAGGCCGTCTCGGCCGCCGGTTACGACGCGGTGCCGGTGCTTGCCGACGGCGAAGGCAGGGCGGGCCGCTTCTGGTCGGCCCGCCGGGTCCCGGCCGGCCTGCTCGCCCTGGTGATCCTGGCCGCGGCCGGGCTCTTCCTCTACGACGTGGCCGCGGTGCGCGCCCACCACTCCGCCATGCGCTGGCGGGTGAGACTCACCGACTGGCTGGCGGCCCACCCCGTCGACGACGTGGCGGTTCTCGCCGGCGCGGCCGCCGTGGCGCTCATCGGCGTCTGGCTCGTGGTGCTCGCCCTGACGCCGGGGCTGCGCAGCATCCTGCCGATGCGGCGGCCCTCGCCGGCCGTGCACGCCGGGCTCGACCGGGCCGCGGCGGCGCTCGTGCTGCGCGACCGGGCCATGGAGGTGGCCGGCATCCAGTCGGCCCGGGTCCGCATGGGCCGTCGCCGCGTCGTCGTGCGCGCCCACTCGCACTTTCGTGAACTCGACGACGTACGGGCCGACTTGGACGCGGCGCTCGGCACCGGGATCAGGGAGCTCGGCCTCGCGGGGCCGCCCGGTCTCGCGGTCCGTGTGAGCCGCCCGGCACGGAAGGGCTGA
- a CDS encoding helix-turn-helix domain-containing protein: MAETLKKGSRVTGAARDKLAADLKKKYDSGASIRALAEETGRSYGFVHRMLSESGVILRGRGGATRGKKAASA, encoded by the coding sequence GTGGCCGAGACTCTGAAGAAGGGCAGCCGGGTTACCGGCGCCGCGCGCGACAAGCTCGCGGCAGACCTGAAGAAGAAGTACGACTCCGGTGCGAGCATCCGGGCGCTGGCCGAGGAAACCGGCCGGTCCTACGGGTTCGTCCACCGGATGCTCAGCGAGTCCGGGGTCATTCTCCGTGGACGCGGCGGAGCGACACGGGGCAAGAAGGCCGCCTCGGCCTGA
- a CDS encoding glycoside hydrolase family 15 protein: protein MTQRTQRIEDYALIGDLQTAALVGRDGSVDWLCLPRFDSAACFAALLGDEDNGHWRIAPVEAGHTGQCSRRVYADDSLVLETHWETSTGTVKVIDFMPQRDLAPDVVRIVEGISGTVEMGSVLRLRFDHGHVVPWMRRSDGHRVAVAGPDSAWLRSEPEVKTWGQDMSTRSSFTVGKGEKVAFVLTWHASHEPRPDLIDPYEALEQSLADWREWAGHCRYQGPYRDAVMRSLITLKALTYAPTGGIVAAPTTSLPEEIGGVRNWDYRYCWLRDSTLTLEALLSAGYLDEAAQWRDWLLRAVAGDPADLQIMYGIAGERRLPESELPWLKGHFGSAPVRIGNAAVDQLQLDVYGEVVDSLYLARRAGLKSEAHAWNIQLALLGFLEERWREPDEGLWEVRGPRRHFVHSKVMAWVAADRAVRTLEEEPTLRGDADRWRRMRDAVHKEVCEKGFDPVRNTFTQAYGSAELDAATLLIPHVGFLPADDPRVVGTVEAIHAELGQGGFVRRYSTDGATEDVDGLPGDEGTFLVCSFWMADALRLIGRVKEAREMFERLLTLRNDVGLLAEEYDPVAGRHLGNFPQAFSHIGLVATACALEPDCGDEAG from the coding sequence GTGACCCAACGTACACAGCGCATCGAGGACTACGCCCTCATCGGCGACCTGCAGACCGCCGCCCTCGTCGGCCGCGACGGATCCGTCGACTGGCTCTGCCTGCCCCGCTTCGACTCCGCCGCCTGCTTCGCGGCACTGCTCGGCGACGAGGACAACGGCCACTGGCGGATCGCCCCCGTCGAGGCCGGCCACACGGGCCAGTGCTCCCGGCGCGTCTACGCGGACGACTCGCTCGTCCTCGAAACCCACTGGGAGACCAGCACCGGCACGGTGAAGGTCATCGACTTCATGCCGCAACGCGATCTCGCACCCGATGTCGTGCGCATCGTGGAGGGCATCAGCGGCACCGTCGAGATGGGCTCCGTGCTGCGGCTCCGTTTCGACCACGGCCATGTGGTGCCCTGGATGCGGCGCTCGGACGGGCACCGTGTCGCGGTCGCGGGACCCGACTCGGCGTGGCTGCGCAGCGAACCCGAGGTCAAGACGTGGGGCCAGGACATGAGCACCCGCTCCTCGTTCACGGTCGGCAAGGGCGAGAAGGTCGCCTTCGTCCTCACCTGGCACGCCTCGCACGAGCCGCGTCCCGACCTCATCGACCCCTACGAGGCCCTGGAGCAGTCTCTCGCCGACTGGCGGGAATGGGCGGGGCACTGCCGCTACCAGGGCCCCTACCGGGACGCCGTGATGCGCTCCCTCATCACCCTCAAGGCCCTCACCTACGCGCCCACCGGCGGCATCGTGGCGGCGCCCACCACCTCGCTGCCCGAGGAGATCGGCGGCGTCCGCAACTGGGACTACCGTTACTGCTGGCTGCGCGATTCCACCCTCACCCTCGAAGCGCTGCTCTCCGCGGGCTATCTGGACGAGGCCGCCCAATGGCGGGACTGGCTGCTCCGCGCCGTCGCCGGCGACCCGGCGGACCTCCAGATCATGTACGGGATCGCCGGCGAACGGAGGCTGCCCGAGAGTGAACTGCCATGGCTGAAAGGACACTTCGGCTCCGCGCCGGTCCGGATCGGCAACGCGGCCGTCGACCAGCTCCAGCTCGATGTGTACGGGGAGGTCGTCGACTCGCTGTACCTGGCGCGCCGGGCCGGCCTCAAGAGCGAGGCGCACGCCTGGAACATCCAGCTCGCCCTGCTCGGCTTCCTCGAAGAGCGGTGGCGCGAACCGGACGAGGGCCTGTGGGAGGTGCGCGGGCCGCGCCGGCACTTCGTGCACTCCAAGGTGATGGCGTGGGTGGCCGCGGACCGCGCGGTGCGCACCCTGGAGGAGGAGCCCACCCTGCGCGGCGACGCCGACCGCTGGCGGCGGATGCGGGACGCGGTGCACAAGGAGGTGTGCGAGAAGGGTTTCGACCCGGTCCGCAACACCTTCACGCAGGCGTACGGCTCCGCGGAGCTGGACGCGGCGACCCTGCTCATCCCCCACGTCGGTTTTCTGCCCGCGGACGACCCCCGCGTGGTCGGCACCGTCGAGGCGATCCACGCGGAGCTGGGCCAGGGCGGGTTCGTGCGCCGCTACAGCACCGACGGCGCGACCGAGGACGTCGACGGTCTGCCGGGCGACGAGGGCACCTTCCTCGTGTGCTCGTTCTGGATGGCGGACGCGCTGCGCCTGATCGGCCGGGTGAAGGAGGCGCGGGAGATGTTCGAGCGGCTCCTCACCCTCCGCAACGACGTGGGGCTGCTCGCCGAGGAGTACGACCCGGTGGCCGGCCGGCACCTCGGCAACTTCCCGCAGGCCTTCAGCCACATCGGACTGGTCGCCACCGCCTGCGCGCTGGAGCCGGACTGCGGCGACGAGGCAGGATAG
- a CDS encoding ABC-F family ATP-binding cassette domain-containing protein: protein MITATGIELRAGARVLIESASFRVAKGDRIGLVGRNGAGKTTLTKCLAGEGIPAAGTITRSGEVGYLPQDPRTGDLDVLARDRVLSARGLDEVLRKMRENEERMANGKGATREKAMKKYERLETEFLTKGGYAAEAEAATIAAALGLPDRVLGQPLHTLSGGQRRRIELARILFSDADTLLLDEPTNHLDADSIVWLRDYLKTYRGGFIVISHDVDLVETVVNKVFYLDANRAQIDVYNMGWKLYQQQREADEKRRKRERQNAEKKAAALNSQADKMRAKATKTVAAQNMAKRAERLLSGLEAVRVSDKVAKLRFPEPAPCGKTPLTAEGLSKSYGSLEIFTDVDLAIDKGSRVVILGLNGAGKTTLLRLLAGAEKADTGEVTPGHGLKMGYYAQEHETLDPNRTVLENMRSSAPDLDLVEVRKTLGSFLFSGDDVDKPAGVLSGGEKTRLALATLVVSSANVLLLDEPTNNLDPASREEILGALRTYKGAVVLVTHDEGAVEALQPERIILLPDGVEDLWGPDYADLVALA from the coding sequence GTGATCACCGCCACCGGCATCGAGCTGCGCGCCGGCGCCCGAGTCCTCATCGAGTCCGCATCCTTCCGTGTCGCCAAGGGCGACCGCATCGGTCTGGTCGGCCGCAACGGAGCGGGCAAGACCACCCTCACCAAGTGCCTGGCCGGCGAGGGCATCCCCGCCGCCGGCACCATCACGCGCTCGGGCGAGGTCGGCTATCTGCCGCAGGACCCGCGCACCGGCGACCTCGACGTGCTCGCCCGCGACCGCGTCCTGTCCGCCCGCGGCCTCGACGAAGTCCTGCGCAAGATGCGCGAGAACGAGGAGCGCATGGCGAACGGCAAGGGCGCCACACGCGAGAAGGCGATGAAGAAGTACGAGCGCCTGGAGACCGAGTTCCTCACCAAGGGCGGATACGCCGCCGAGGCCGAGGCCGCCACCATCGCCGCCGCGCTGGGCCTGCCCGACCGGGTGCTCGGCCAGCCGCTGCACACCCTCTCCGGCGGTCAGCGCCGCCGCATCGAGCTCGCCCGCATCCTCTTCTCGGACGCCGACACCCTGCTCCTCGACGAGCCGACCAACCACCTCGACGCCGACTCCATCGTCTGGCTGCGGGACTACCTCAAGACGTACCGCGGCGGCTTCATCGTGATCTCCCACGACGTCGACCTCGTCGAGACGGTCGTCAACAAGGTCTTCTACCTGGACGCCAACCGCGCGCAGATCGATGTCTACAACATGGGCTGGAAGCTGTACCAGCAGCAGCGCGAGGCCGACGAGAAGCGCCGCAAGCGCGAGCGCCAGAACGCCGAGAAGAAGGCCGCGGCCCTCAACTCGCAGGCCGACAAGATGCGCGCCAAGGCCACCAAGACCGTCGCCGCGCAGAACATGGCCAAGCGCGCCGAGCGCCTCCTTTCCGGCCTGGAGGCGGTCCGCGTCTCCGACAAGGTCGCCAAGCTGCGTTTCCCCGAGCCCGCGCCCTGCGGCAAGACGCCGCTGACGGCGGAGGGCCTGTCGAAGTCGTACGGCTCCCTCGAAATCTTCACCGACGTCGACCTGGCCATCGACAAGGGCTCCCGCGTCGTCATCCTGGGCCTCAACGGCGCCGGCAAGACGACCCTGCTGCGGCTGCTCGCCGGCGCCGAGAAGGCGGACACCGGCGAGGTCACCCCGGGGCACGGGCTCAAGATGGGCTACTACGCCCAGGAGCACGAGACGCTGGACCCGAACCGCACGGTCCTGGAGAACATGCGCTCCTCCGCGCCCGACCTGGACCTCGTCGAGGTGCGCAAGACGCTCGGCTCGTTCCTCTTCTCCGGCGACGACGTCGACAAGCCGGCCGGGGTCCTCTCCGGCGGCGAGAAGACCCGTCTGGCCCTGGCCACGCTCGTGGTGTCGTCCGCCAACGTGCTGCTGCTCGACGAGCCCACCAACAACCTCGACCCGGCGAGCCGCGAGGAGATCCTCGGAGCGCTGCGTACGTACAAGGGCGCGGTCGTCCTGGTCACCCACGACGAGGGCGCCGTCGAGGCGCTCCAGCCGGAGCGGATCATCCTGCTGCCGGACGGCGTGGAGGACCTGTGGGGCCCGGACTACGCGGACCTGGTCGCGCTCGCCTGA
- a CDS encoding DEDDh family exonuclease, translating to MTMLDDLTTAATWPAAYPPGYAVVDVETTGLARDDRIISAAVYRLDAQGNVEDHWYTLVNPERDPGPVWIHGLTSDVLEGAPLFPEVAEEFAARLDGRVLVAHNAIFDWQMIAREYARAARTAPVKQRLCTIALSKELALPLPNHKLESLAAHYGVVQQRAHHALDDARVLAEAFRPSLHAAAAGGVRLPLLECRPLTEWTDTPATPRIGYQASYRGGSGGSGTWRASRKRPACPHPNPGRYEPDRPLKQGMRVAFSGDTSVDRELLEDRAVEAGLHVATSVSRLTSLLVTNDPDSATSKTVKAKSFGTPVVDEAAFTQLLRDVTPADG from the coding sequence GTGACCATGCTCGACGACCTGACGACAGCAGCGACGTGGCCGGCCGCCTACCCACCGGGGTACGCGGTCGTCGACGTGGAGACCACCGGCCTCGCCCGCGACGACCGGATAATCTCGGCTGCCGTCTACCGGCTCGACGCGCAGGGCAACGTCGAGGACCACTGGTACACGCTGGTCAACCCCGAGCGCGACCCGGGCCCGGTGTGGATCCACGGGCTGACCAGTGATGTGCTCGAAGGCGCCCCGCTCTTCCCCGAGGTCGCCGAGGAGTTCGCGGCGCGGCTCGACGGCCGGGTCCTCGTCGCGCACAACGCGATCTTCGACTGGCAGATGATCGCGCGGGAGTACGCGCGGGCCGCGCGCACCGCGCCCGTCAAGCAACGGCTGTGCACCATCGCCCTCTCCAAGGAACTGGCGCTCCCGCTGCCCAACCACAAACTGGAATCGCTCGCCGCGCACTACGGCGTCGTGCAGCAGCGCGCCCACCACGCGCTCGACGACGCACGGGTGCTCGCCGAGGCGTTCCGGCCGAGCCTGCACGCGGCGGCCGCCGGCGGGGTGCGGCTCCCGCTGCTCGAATGCCGGCCGCTCACCGAGTGGACGGACACACCGGCCACGCCGCGCATCGGCTACCAGGCCTCGTACCGGGGCGGATCGGGCGGATCGGGCACCTGGCGGGCCTCGCGCAAACGGCCGGCCTGCCCGCACCCCAACCCCGGGCGCTACGAGCCGGACCGGCCGCTGAAGCAGGGCATGCGGGTCGCGTTCTCCGGGGACACCTCCGTCGACCGGGAGCTCCTGGAGGACCGGGCCGTCGAGGCCGGGCTCCACGTGGCGACGAGCGTCTCGCGCCTCACCAGCCTGCTCGTCACCAACGACCCCGATTCGGCCACCTCCAAGACGGTCAAGGCCAAGTCCTTCGGCACGCCCGTCGTCGACGAGGCCGCCTTCACCCAGTTGCTCCGGGACGTGACACCGGCAGACGGGTGA
- a CDS encoding SDR family oxidoreductase encodes MDLGLKDRVYVVTGASRGLGLAAARALVADGAKAVITGRDEKTLKEAAAELGPGALPVTSDNADPAAAGRLIAAAREHFGRFDGVLISVGGPAPGFVADNTDEQWQSAFESVFLGAVRIARAAAGELDDGGVIGFVLSGSVHEPIPGLTLSNGLRPGLAGFAKSLADELGPRGIRVVGLLPARIDTDRVRQLDELSGDAEATRAANEAKIPLRRYGTPQEFGSAAAFLLSPAASYLTGIMLPVDGGARHGF; translated from the coding sequence ATGGATCTTGGACTGAAGGACCGCGTGTACGTGGTCACCGGCGCGTCCCGGGGCCTCGGCCTCGCCGCCGCCCGTGCGCTCGTCGCGGACGGCGCGAAGGCGGTCATCACCGGCCGCGACGAGAAGACGCTGAAGGAGGCGGCCGCCGAACTCGGACCCGGCGCGCTCCCGGTGACCTCCGACAACGCCGACCCGGCGGCGGCGGGACGTCTGATCGCCGCCGCCCGCGAGCACTTCGGACGCTTCGACGGCGTCCTGATCAGCGTGGGCGGCCCGGCGCCGGGCTTCGTCGCCGACAACACCGACGAGCAGTGGCAGTCGGCCTTCGAGTCGGTGTTCCTGGGCGCGGTCCGCATCGCCCGCGCCGCCGCCGGGGAACTCGACGACGGCGGGGTGATCGGCTTCGTGCTCTCCGGCTCCGTGCACGAGCCGATCCCGGGCCTCACCCTCTCCAACGGGCTGCGCCCCGGGCTCGCCGGCTTCGCCAAGTCGCTCGCCGACGAGCTGGGGCCCCGCGGCATCCGTGTCGTGGGGCTGCTCCCGGCCCGTATCGACACGGACCGGGTCCGCCAGCTGGACGAGCTGTCCGGGGACGCGGAGGCGACCCGCGCGGCCAACGAGGCGAAGATCCCGCTGCGCCGCTACGGCACCCCGCAGGAGTTCGGCAGCGCGGCGGCCTTCCTGCTCTCGCCCGCCGCCTCGTACCTCACCGGCATCATGCTTCCGGTGGACGGCGGGGCGCGGCACGGTTTCTGA